One Cellulosimicrobium protaetiae genomic region harbors:
- the nudC gene encoding NAD(+) diphosphatase has product MTIPAARPSSGTLPRTTLRDLPLPLDGAVLDRAAHRRAEPDLVRTLRTDPATRVVLVHRGRLALAGASPTDGVALLDPADLSDVGVAADEDQARWLFLGEGDGTTYVALVLPDDADAEEVDIEGVDASDPFAVLARERSWSGLRELVGGLDAPLAGLATEAVALAAWHANHTRCPRCGGRTTVENGGWTRRCVAQGVELYPRTDPAVIMTVVHGEGDDERLLLGHAAHWPERRFSTLAGYVEPGESLESAVRREVAEEAGVVVGEVAYRGSQPWPFPASLMLGFAARALTTDLRVDGVELTDARWFTRPGLAAAVGSGEVLLPGRASIARSLVEDWFGDRLPDP; this is encoded by the coding sequence GTGACCATCCCCGCCGCCCGGCCGTCGTCGGGCACGCTCCCCAGGACCACCCTCCGCGACCTCCCGCTGCCGCTCGACGGTGCGGTCCTCGACCGCGCGGCCCACCGGCGCGCCGAGCCCGACCTCGTGCGGACGCTCCGGACAGATCCCGCGACGCGCGTCGTGCTCGTCCACCGCGGTCGGCTCGCGCTCGCCGGGGCGAGCCCGACGGACGGCGTCGCGCTGCTCGACCCGGCGGACCTCTCCGACGTCGGCGTCGCGGCCGACGAGGACCAGGCGCGCTGGCTCTTCCTCGGGGAGGGCGACGGCACGACGTACGTCGCGCTCGTCCTGCCCGACGACGCGGACGCGGAGGAGGTCGACATCGAGGGCGTCGACGCGTCCGACCCGTTCGCGGTCCTCGCGCGCGAGCGGTCGTGGTCGGGGCTGCGCGAGCTCGTCGGCGGGCTCGACGCGCCCCTCGCCGGGCTCGCGACCGAGGCCGTCGCGCTCGCGGCGTGGCACGCGAACCACACCCGGTGCCCGCGCTGCGGCGGCCGGACGACGGTCGAGAACGGCGGGTGGACGCGGCGGTGCGTCGCGCAGGGCGTGGAGCTGTACCCACGCACGGACCCGGCGGTCATCATGACGGTCGTGCACGGCGAGGGCGACGACGAGCGGCTGCTGCTCGGGCACGCCGCACACTGGCCCGAGCGGCGCTTCTCCACGCTCGCCGGGTACGTCGAGCCCGGCGAGTCGCTGGAGAGCGCGGTCCGGCGCGAGGTCGCGGAGGAGGCGGGGGTCGTCGTCGGCGAGGTCGCCTACCGCGGGAGCCAGCCGTGGCCGTTCCCGGCGTCGCTCATGCTGGGGTTCGCCGCGCGGGCGCTGACGACGGACCTGCGGGTCGACGGCGTCGAGCTCACCGACGCGCGGTGGTTCACGCGCCCCGGGCTCGCCGCCGCGGTCGGCTCCGGGGAGGTGCTGCTCCCGGGCCGCGCGTCCATCGCGCGCTCGCTCGTCGAGGACTGGTTCGGCGACCGCCTCCCCGACCCCTGA
- a CDS encoding phosphotransferase — protein sequence MPRSPLTLAALATAAVPGLDARSARPVEDPGDYDTAVVTDADGARWTVRAPRSLQAGAALEAEAELLTSLQLYADSGVLSFAVPRISGTALLPEGGRAVVHPALDGTALDVDGLRPGPGLAADLGRVLASIHELPRTIVDDAGLPGYDVEEYRARRMAELDEAAATGKVPAALLRRWETALEDVSLWRYQPVVVHGDLGPEQVLVARGRVVAVTDWASARVADPADDLAWLLVSAPPEAIDSIMEAYQLRRTELTDKNLVDRALLVGELALARWLLHGVRHGLDDVVADALDMLADLDEATQGADD from the coding sequence GTGCCTCGCTCACCGCTGACCCTCGCCGCGCTCGCGACCGCCGCCGTGCCGGGGCTCGACGCACGCAGCGCTCGGCCCGTCGAGGACCCGGGCGACTACGACACGGCCGTCGTCACCGATGCCGACGGGGCCCGGTGGACCGTGCGCGCCCCGCGCAGCCTCCAGGCAGGTGCGGCGCTCGAGGCCGAGGCGGAGCTCCTCACCTCGCTCCAGCTCTACGCCGACTCCGGGGTGCTCTCCTTCGCGGTCCCGCGCATCAGCGGCACGGCGCTCCTGCCGGAGGGCGGGCGCGCGGTCGTGCACCCGGCGCTCGACGGCACGGCGCTCGACGTGGACGGCCTGCGCCCGGGGCCGGGGCTCGCCGCCGACCTGGGGCGGGTGCTCGCGTCGATCCACGAGCTGCCCCGCACGATCGTCGACGACGCGGGCCTGCCCGGGTACGACGTCGAGGAGTACCGCGCGCGCCGGATGGCCGAGCTCGACGAGGCCGCGGCGACCGGGAAGGTGCCGGCGGCCCTCCTGCGCCGCTGGGAGACCGCGCTCGAGGACGTGTCCCTGTGGCGGTACCAGCCCGTCGTCGTGCACGGCGACCTCGGCCCCGAGCAGGTCCTCGTCGCGCGCGGCCGCGTCGTCGCCGTGACCGACTGGGCGAGCGCGCGCGTCGCCGACCCCGCGGACGACCTCGCGTGGCTGCTCGTGTCCGCCCCGCCCGAGGCGATCGACTCGATCATGGAGGCGTACCAGCTGCGCCGCACCGAGCTCACGGACAAGAACCTCGTGGACCGCGCGCTCCTCGTCGGCGAGCTCGCGCTCGCGCGCTGGCTCCTGCACGGCGTGCGGCACGGGCTCGACGACGTCGTCGCCGACGCGCTCGACATGCTCGCCGACCTGGACGAGGCGACGCAGGGCGCCGACGACTGA
- a CDS encoding UvrD-helicase domain-containing protein, with protein MSSELFELPEPEPTVRLVAADGVPVESTARLAGAVEPSRPTLSATQIADLLGRPRPTPEQVEVIEAPLEPTLVVAGAGSGKTETMAARVVWLIANELVPPDAVLGLTFTRKAAGELAERVQVRLAQLARARGGASSALSLLDRPTVATYNAYAASLVGDHGLRVGVEPGARLLGEAQQWQLASEVVEGWDDDLGTDRALSTVVAAVLGLSGALGEHLLEPADARDRLAGIVEQLDALPLGPRQKARTKEVEKLVGDVAERVRLLDVVAEYRRRKRATDSLDFGDQVALAARLAREVPVVGETERARFRVVLLDEYQDTSHAQVELLAGLFGGGHPVTAVGDPHQSIYGWRGASAGGLARFPERFPRAAGDRSAVRFLSTSWRNDAAVLAAANVTAGPLRGGARPSSGDRVEVPPLALRPDAGPGRVSAHVAATAEEEAAAVAELVAARWRPAGAPGGRATAAVLCRKRSQFAAVEVALRRRGLPVEVVGLGGLLTTPEVVDVVALLEAVHDPSRGDALVRLLTGPRLHLGAADLHALGSRAADLARIEGALGARRRSAGQGPDDGAAVVEGDVADHRSIVDALDDLPAPGEPAGDGRTLTAQGHARLSALARTLRALRGLTYLSLPELVVEAERALGLDVEAATNEALLASRRLVDPEAVSDRAREHLDAFRDVAATFTQTADVVTLGAFLAWLGVASSRENGLDLPVREPDPDAVQVITAHAAKGLEWDVVVVPGLVDGVFPTTAQSSSGVRADSGWLTDVSQLPYPLRGDAADLPEFRFDLASDTKELVARRDEFRAASGEHQLGEERRLAYVAFTRARRELYLTASWWQTGSRPRVLSPFLLELVESGVVGADGWSRPPGPDDTNPLEDVEVTGEWPASDDAPEGSARAVLRSTAAAVERAREARARRAVGGAGIGAGSGAVPDHGAPSPTPSGSEPSSEPGSEPGGALDPVAGHAAGGPAGLTAPTGVLVDGEGRDLVALARVLLAERAERSGREVELPAHVSASSLVRLAADRDEYALHLRRPVPVEPTVHARRGTRFHLWAERYFTTSSLLDVEDLPGADDEDLDPDADLDTLQRTFLASGWAGRTPLAVEVDVETPVGATVLRSRIDAVFPELPEHAGGARDAVVVVDWKTGRAPTDAAARSVREVQLAVYRLAWSRWTGLPLEKVNAAFYYVASDETVRPRRLLGEAEIEALIAG; from the coding sequence GTGAGCAGCGAGCTGTTCGAGCTCCCGGAGCCGGAGCCCACGGTCCGGCTGGTCGCGGCCGACGGGGTCCCGGTCGAGAGCACCGCCCGCCTCGCGGGGGCCGTCGAGCCGTCCCGTCCGACGTTGTCCGCGACGCAGATCGCCGACCTGCTCGGTCGCCCCCGGCCGACCCCGGAGCAGGTCGAGGTGATCGAGGCGCCGCTCGAGCCCACGCTCGTCGTCGCCGGAGCCGGATCCGGCAAGACGGAGACGATGGCGGCGCGCGTCGTCTGGCTCATCGCGAACGAGCTCGTCCCCCCGGACGCCGTGCTCGGCCTGACCTTCACGCGCAAGGCGGCCGGCGAGCTCGCCGAGCGCGTCCAGGTACGGCTCGCGCAGCTCGCGCGCGCCCGCGGCGGGGCGTCGTCGGCCCTGTCGCTGCTCGACCGGCCGACGGTCGCGACCTACAACGCCTACGCCGCGTCGCTCGTCGGCGACCACGGCCTGCGCGTCGGCGTCGAGCCCGGTGCGCGGCTCCTGGGCGAGGCGCAGCAGTGGCAGCTCGCGTCCGAGGTCGTCGAGGGCTGGGACGACGACCTCGGCACCGACCGTGCCCTGAGCACCGTCGTCGCGGCGGTGCTCGGGCTGTCGGGCGCGCTCGGCGAGCACCTGCTCGAGCCCGCCGACGCCCGCGACCGGCTCGCCGGCATCGTCGAGCAGCTCGACGCGCTGCCGCTCGGCCCGCGGCAGAAGGCCCGGACCAAGGAGGTCGAGAAGCTCGTCGGCGACGTCGCGGAGCGCGTCCGGCTGCTCGACGTCGTCGCGGAGTACCGGCGCCGCAAGCGCGCGACCGACTCCCTCGACTTCGGCGACCAGGTGGCGCTCGCGGCCCGCCTCGCGCGCGAGGTCCCGGTCGTGGGGGAGACGGAGCGGGCGCGGTTCCGGGTCGTCCTGCTCGACGAGTACCAGGACACGTCGCACGCCCAGGTCGAGCTCCTCGCGGGGCTGTTCGGCGGCGGGCACCCCGTGACGGCCGTCGGCGACCCGCACCAGTCGATCTACGGCTGGCGCGGCGCGAGCGCGGGCGGCCTCGCCCGGTTCCCCGAGCGGTTCCCGCGCGCGGCGGGCGACCGGTCGGCCGTGCGCTTCCTGTCGACGTCGTGGCGCAACGACGCCGCGGTGCTCGCCGCGGCGAACGTCACCGCGGGCCCGCTGCGGGGCGGCGCCCGGCCGAGCTCCGGCGACCGGGTCGAGGTGCCGCCGCTCGCGCTGCGCCCGGACGCCGGGCCGGGCAGGGTGTCGGCGCACGTCGCGGCCACCGCGGAGGAGGAGGCGGCTGCGGTCGCGGAGCTCGTCGCGGCGCGCTGGCGGCCGGCGGGCGCGCCGGGCGGGCGCGCCACCGCCGCGGTCCTGTGCCGCAAGCGCAGCCAGTTCGCGGCGGTCGAGGTCGCGCTGCGCCGTCGCGGACTGCCCGTGGAGGTCGTCGGGCTCGGCGGTCTGCTGACGACGCCGGAGGTCGTCGACGTCGTCGCGCTGCTCGAGGCCGTGCACGACCCCTCGCGCGGCGACGCGCTCGTCCGGCTCCTGACCGGGCCGCGTCTCCACCTCGGCGCGGCCGACCTGCACGCGCTGGGGAGCCGCGCCGCGGACCTCGCGCGCATCGAGGGCGCGCTCGGCGCGCGGCGGCGGAGCGCCGGGCAGGGCCCCGACGACGGTGCCGCGGTCGTCGAGGGCGACGTGGCCGACCACCGCTCGATCGTCGACGCTCTCGACGACCTGCCCGCGCCGGGCGAGCCCGCGGGGGACGGGCGCACGCTCACGGCGCAGGGCCACGCCCGCCTGTCGGCGCTGGCGCGCACCCTGCGCGCGCTGCGCGGGCTCACCTACCTCTCGCTGCCGGAGCTCGTCGTCGAGGCGGAGCGCGCGCTCGGGCTCGACGTCGAGGCGGCCACGAACGAGGCCCTCCTCGCGTCGCGCCGGCTCGTCGACCCGGAGGCCGTGAGCGACCGGGCACGCGAGCACCTCGACGCGTTCCGGGACGTCGCCGCGACGTTCACCCAGACGGCCGACGTCGTGACGCTCGGCGCGTTCCTCGCCTGGCTCGGCGTCGCCTCGAGCAGGGAGAACGGGCTGGACCTCCCGGTGCGCGAGCCCGACCCGGACGCCGTGCAGGTCATCACCGCGCACGCCGCGAAGGGCCTCGAGTGGGACGTCGTCGTCGTCCCCGGGCTCGTCGACGGCGTGTTCCCGACGACGGCGCAGTCGTCCTCGGGCGTGCGCGCGGACAGCGGGTGGCTCACCGACGTGAGCCAGCTCCCGTACCCGCTGCGCGGCGACGCGGCCGACCTGCCGGAGTTCCGCTTCGACCTCGCGTCCGACACCAAGGAGCTCGTGGCGCGGCGCGACGAGTTCCGCGCGGCGAGCGGCGAGCACCAGCTCGGGGAGGAGCGCCGGCTCGCGTACGTCGCGTTCACCCGGGCGCGCCGGGAGCTGTACCTCACCGCGTCGTGGTGGCAGACGGGCTCGCGCCCGCGCGTGCTCTCGCCGTTCCTCCTGGAGCTCGTCGAGTCCGGGGTCGTCGGCGCGGACGGCTGGTCCCGGCCGCCAGGCCCCGACGACACGAACCCGCTCGAGGACGTCGAGGTCACCGGCGAGTGGCCCGCGTCCGACGACGCGCCCGAGGGGTCGGCGCGTGCGGTCCTGCGCAGCACCGCGGCGGCCGTCGAGCGGGCCCGCGAGGCGCGTGCCCGGCGTGCCGTCGGCGGGGCGGGCATCGGCGCGGGTAGTGGTGCCGTCCCCGACCACGGCGCCCCCAGCCCGACACCTTCCGGCAGCGAGCCGAGCAGCGAGCCCGGCAGCGAGCCCGGCGGGGCGCTCGACCCGGTGGCCGGCCATGCCGCGGGCGGACCTGCCGGGCTCACCGCGCCCACCGGCGTGCTGGTCGACGGCGAGGGTCGTGACCTCGTCGCGCTCGCCCGGGTCCTGCTCGCGGAGCGGGCCGAGCGGTCGGGCCGGGAGGTCGAGCTCCCGGCGCACGTCTCGGCGTCGAGCCTCGTGCGGCTCGCGGCCGACCGTGACGAGTACGCGCTGCACCTGCGGCGCCCGGTCCCGGTCGAGCCCACGGTGCACGCGCGCCGGGGCACGAGGTTCCACCTGTGGGCCGAGCGCTACTTCACGACGTCCTCGCTCCTGGACGTCGAGGACCTGCCCGGCGCGGACGACGAGGACCTCGACCCGGACGCGGACCTCGACACGCTCCAGCGCACGTTCCTCGCTTCCGGGTGGGCCGGCCGCACGCCTCTCGCCGTCGAGGTCGACGTCGAGACCCCCGTCGGGGCGACGGTCCTGCGCTCGCGCATCGACGCGGTGTTCCCCGAGCTGCCGGAGCACGCAGGCGGGGCCCGGGACGCCGTCGTGGTGGTCGACTGGAAGACGGGCCGCGCGCCGACCGACGCCGCCGCGCGCAGCGTGCGCGAGGTGCAGCTCGCGGTCTACCGGCTCGCGTGGTCGCGATGGACCGGACTGCCGCTCGAGAAGGTCAACGCCGCGTTCTACTACGTCGCGTCCGACGAGACCGTGCGGCCGCGCCGGCTGCTGGGCGAGGCGGAGATCGAGGCGCTGATCGCGGGGTGA
- a CDS encoding ATP-dependent helicase, which produces MPRTTAPRLVARSRDHEADVELDDAQRAAVAAASGPGATVVVGAPGTGKTLVAQEVVLAALASGTAPERVLLLASTRRAASALRDRLSARARRTVGAPMVRTAASAAFAVLRERAAALGEPPPTLISGPEQDLVLSELLEGHLEGDLAHLGAPLALPPGLPPETLGLRGLRQELRDLLMRAAERGLTPTDLAALGERYDRPEWTLGAQLFAEYLDVTALRSGTPDAGARFDPAIVVDEAAEALLAWDDEVPDAARPRWDLVVVDDYQEATVATARLLHVLHDDGARLVLLGDPDSAVQTFRGASPGLVGRASAPARRDGARRGELGARVAVLGTAWRQDAALRDVTRRVAAQVGTVAGAVHRGAGPRGVPADVAGADDASGPVDVPPGHGTGAEPRAAAPVQVVVLSAVAQEAAYVARELRAEHLLHGTPWHRMAVVARTGTRLAALRRELVAASVPVTLLGSDVPLRDEPAVAPLLAAVRVCVADADDPDALDPFTAAALLTSPVGALDVVALRRLRRALRAEEIEGGGGRSSDALLVELLQDPARAATLAPTVRRGPVAVARALEAGRTAAAEPGATAQTVLWAAWAATGLADRWRSAALDGGPAGARADRDLDAVLALFRAAETFVDRMPGAPAGAFVEYLASQDLPADSLAASASGADAVAALTPAGAAGREWDVVVVAGVQDGVWPDLRLRDSLLGSQALVELLAGRAHDAHGVGAQARAQVLADELRAFVVATSRATRRLVVTAVQDAEEAPSVFCDLVVPPSGPDGPDEGPGGTDGPDDGSPGPAAAGGAVVGPAPGTAPDGRRHLRVGAPLDLRGLVAAARGVLVETAARESHASDVPDARAVAAATLLADLGALGVPEARTETWYGVAGVSSTASLRAPAETVTVSPSKVETVTTCPLRWSLEAAGGTAPDATHQSLGTLVHSIAESHPSGSLTELRAELDRRWAELALPEGWPTRQLRRRADRMIEKLAAYVAQAGEPLLVEPTFDVTVGRARLRGTIDRVEAAGEGKVRVVDLKTGRRTATKAEGAEHPQLGAYQVAVEAGALDVPEGTRSAGAQLVYVGSTHVGPAVVPQPALDPAPDGSSWARDLVEEAAGTMSAATFTARQNGLCEMCPVRRACPVQPEGRRVVA; this is translated from the coding sequence GTGCCCAGGACGACCGCCCCTCGCCTCGTCGCGCGGTCGCGCGACCACGAGGCCGACGTCGAGCTCGACGACGCCCAACGGGCGGCGGTCGCGGCGGCGTCCGGTCCCGGCGCGACGGTCGTCGTCGGGGCTCCCGGGACGGGGAAGACCCTCGTCGCCCAGGAGGTCGTGCTCGCCGCCCTCGCGTCCGGGACCGCCCCGGAGCGCGTCCTCCTGCTCGCCTCGACCCGCCGCGCCGCGTCGGCGCTCCGTGACCGGCTGTCCGCGCGCGCCCGTCGGACGGTCGGCGCGCCGATGGTGCGGACCGCGGCCTCCGCGGCGTTCGCCGTCCTCCGCGAGCGTGCCGCGGCGCTCGGCGAGCCGCCGCCCACGCTCATCTCCGGCCCGGAGCAGGACCTCGTGCTCTCCGAGCTGCTCGAGGGCCACCTCGAGGGCGACCTCGCGCACCTCGGGGCGCCGCTCGCCCTGCCGCCGGGCCTGCCCCCCGAGACGCTCGGGCTGCGCGGTCTGCGCCAGGAGCTGCGCGACCTGCTCATGCGTGCGGCGGAGCGTGGCCTGACCCCCACGGACCTCGCGGCCCTCGGGGAGCGCTACGACCGCCCGGAGTGGACGCTCGGCGCCCAGCTCTTCGCGGAGTACCTGGACGTCACGGCGCTGCGGTCGGGGACCCCGGACGCGGGCGCCCGGTTCGACCCGGCGATCGTCGTCGACGAGGCGGCGGAGGCGCTGCTCGCGTGGGACGACGAGGTGCCCGACGCCGCCCGGCCACGCTGGGACCTCGTCGTCGTCGACGACTACCAGGAGGCGACGGTCGCGACCGCGCGCCTCCTGCACGTGCTGCACGACGACGGCGCCCGGCTCGTGCTGCTCGGCGACCCCGACTCCGCGGTGCAGACGTTCCGCGGGGCGAGCCCGGGGCTCGTGGGCCGCGCGTCGGCCCCGGCCCGTCGGGACGGCGCCCGCCGTGGCGAGCTCGGCGCGCGCGTTGCCGTGCTCGGCACGGCGTGGCGGCAGGACGCCGCGCTGCGGGACGTGACGCGCCGGGTCGCGGCGCAGGTCGGCACCGTCGCGGGTGCGGTGCACCGCGGTGCCGGCCCCCGGGGCGTGCCCGCCGACGTCGCGGGCGCGGACGACGCGTCCGGTCCGGTGGACGTGCCCCCGGGGCACGGCACGGGCGCCGAGCCCCGGGCCGCCGCGCCCGTCCAGGTCGTCGTGCTGTCGGCCGTGGCGCAGGAGGCGGCGTACGTCGCGCGCGAGCTGCGGGCCGAGCACCTGCTGCACGGCACGCCGTGGCACCGGATGGCGGTCGTCGCGCGCACCGGGACGCGGCTCGCGGCGCTGCGGCGAGAGCTCGTCGCGGCGTCGGTGCCGGTGACCCTGCTCGGCTCGGACGTCCCGCTGCGTGACGAGCCGGCGGTCGCGCCCCTGCTCGCGGCGGTCCGGGTGTGCGTGGCGGACGCGGACGACCCGGACGCCCTCGACCCGTTCACCGCCGCGGCCCTGCTCACGTCCCCGGTCGGTGCGCTCGACGTCGTCGCGCTCCGTCGGCTGCGGCGGGCGCTGCGCGCCGAGGAGATCGAGGGCGGTGGCGGGCGCTCGTCGGACGCGCTGCTGGTCGAGCTGCTGCAGGACCCGGCACGCGCGGCGACCCTCGCCCCGACCGTGCGACGCGGCCCGGTCGCCGTCGCGCGCGCGCTCGAGGCGGGCCGGACGGCGGCGGCGGAGCCCGGCGCGACGGCGCAGACGGTGCTCTGGGCGGCGTGGGCAGCGACGGGCCTGGCGGACCGGTGGCGTTCGGCCGCGCTCGACGGGGGTCCGGCCGGTGCCCGGGCGGACCGCGACCTCGACGCGGTCCTCGCGCTGTTCCGCGCCGCGGAGACGTTCGTCGACCGCATGCCAGGAGCCCCGGCGGGAGCGTTCGTCGAGTACCTCGCCTCGCAGGACCTCCCCGCCGACTCGCTCGCGGCGAGCGCGAGCGGCGCGGACGCGGTGGCGGCCCTGACGCCCGCGGGCGCCGCCGGGCGCGAGTGGGACGTCGTCGTGGTCGCGGGCGTGCAGGACGGCGTGTGGCCCGACCTGCGGCTGCGCGACTCGCTGCTCGGCTCGCAGGCGCTCGTCGAGCTCCTGGCGGGCCGCGCCCACGACGCGCACGGGGTGGGGGCGCAGGCCCGGGCGCAGGTGCTCGCGGACGAGCTGCGCGCCTTCGTCGTCGCGACCTCGCGCGCGACCCGACGCCTGGTCGTGACGGCGGTCCAGGACGCGGAGGAGGCGCCGTCGGTGTTCTGCGACCTCGTCGTCCCGCCCTCCGGCCCCGACGGCCCGGACGAGGGCCCGGGCGGCACCGACGGGCCGGACGACGGGTCGCCCGGCCCGGCCGCGGCAGGTGGGGCGGTCGTCGGACCCGCGCCCGGGACGGCACCCGACGGGCGCCGTCACCTGCGCGTGGGCGCGCCGCTCGACCTGCGCGGGCTCGTCGCCGCCGCTCGCGGCGTGCTCGTCGAGACCGCGGCGCGCGAGTCGCACGCGTCCGACGTCCCGGACGCGCGCGCGGTCGCCGCGGCCACGCTCCTCGCCGACCTCGGCGCGCTCGGCGTCCCGGAGGCCCGGACCGAGACCTGGTACGGCGTCGCCGGCGTGTCGAGCACCGCGTCCCTGCGGGCCCCGGCGGAGACCGTGACGGTCTCGCCCTCGAAGGTCGAGACCGTCACGACGTGCCCCCTGCGGTGGTCGCTCGAGGCCGCGGGCGGGACGGCCCCGGACGCGACGCACCAGAGCCTCGGGACGCTGGTGCACTCGATCGCGGAGAGCCACCCGTCGGGCTCGCTCACGGAGCTGCGCGCGGAGCTCGACCGTCGCTGGGCCGAGCTCGCTCTGCCCGAGGGCTGGCCGACCCGCCAGCTCCGTCGCCGCGCCGACCGCATGATCGAGAAGCTCGCGGCCTACGTCGCGCAGGCGGGGGAGCCGCTCCTCGTCGAGCCGACGTTCGACGTCACCGTGGGCCGTGCGCGGCTGCGCGGGACGATCGACCGGGTCGAGGCCGCGGGAGAGGGGAAGGTCCGCGTCGTCGACCTCAAGACGGGGCGGCGCACGGCGACCAAGGCGGAGGGGGCCGAGCACCCGCAGCTCGGCGCGTACCAGGTCGCGGTCGAGGCGGGCGCGCTCGACGTGCCCGAGGGGACGCGGAGCGCGGGCGCGCAGCTCGTCTACGTCGGGAGCACGCACGTCGGCCCCGCCGTCGTGCCGCAGCCCGCGCTCGACCCCGCTCCCGACGGGTCGAGCTGGGCGCGCGACCTCGTCGAGGAGGCCGCCGGGACGATGTCGGCGGCGACGTTCACGGCCCGCCAGAACGGGCTGTGCGAGATGTGCCCGGTGCGGCGCGCGTGCCCGGTGCAGCCCGAGGGCAGGAGGGTCGTGGCGTGA
- a CDS encoding DUF3152 domain-containing protein: MPDRHTTPNRPARPRETRSSRGLRHGAAVAACLVVGFGGGAATAEVWDVPVPPGAELPAAADRTDPPAPVRDDTDAASRSQAERAATTGSTATGPGALGLLAPRPDAVVTPAPAPEPDATAAVPVPAPVPTPEPPVAEPGSGLVGEVVVEPDLGGTLVVVPGEAPAPGGGTVRSVRVEVEAGLPVDGEVLATAVLATLNDPRGWSGPDGVTFSRTAADDASIRVVLASPATTDRLCAPLATEGKYSCGNSVSGVAVLNFERWVVGAPDFGDDVATYRQYLVNHEVGHVLGHGHEDCPAPGAVAPVMVQQSISAQGCVPNGWPVP, encoded by the coding sequence GTGCCCGACAGACATACCACCCCGAACCGGCCCGCGAGACCCCGCGAGACGCGCTCGTCGAGGGGGCTCCGGCACGGGGCGGCGGTCGCCGCGTGCCTCGTGGTCGGGTTCGGCGGCGGCGCGGCGACGGCGGAGGTGTGGGACGTCCCGGTGCCGCCGGGCGCCGAGCTCCCTGCGGCGGCGGACCGCACGGACCCGCCCGCACCTGTCCGGGACGACACGGATGCGGCGAGCCGCTCGCAGGCCGAGCGCGCCGCCACCACCGGGAGCACGGCGACCGGTCCGGGCGCGCTCGGGCTCCTCGCACCTCGTCCGGACGCCGTGGTGACGCCGGCGCCGGCTCCCGAGCCCGACGCGACGGCCGCGGTCCCGGTGCCCGCGCCGGTCCCGACGCCCGAGCCCCCCGTCGCGGAGCCGGGCTCGGGCCTCGTGGGCGAGGTCGTCGTCGAGCCCGACCTCGGCGGCACGCTCGTCGTGGTCCCGGGCGAGGCGCCCGCGCCGGGCGGCGGGACGGTCCGCTCGGTCCGCGTCGAGGTCGAGGCCGGGCTCCCCGTCGACGGAGAGGTGCTCGCGACCGCGGTGCTGGCCACGCTCAACGACCCGCGCGGGTGGTCGGGCCCCGACGGCGTGACGTTCTCCCGGACCGCCGCGGACGACGCGTCGATCCGCGTCGTGCTCGCGAGCCCCGCGACGACGGACCGGCTGTGCGCGCCGCTCGCGACCGAGGGGAAGTACTCGTGCGGCAACTCCGTGTCCGGGGTCGCCGTGCTCAACTTCGAGCGCTGGGTGGTCGGCGCCCCCGACTTCGGGGACGACGTCGCGACGTACCGGCAGTACCTCGTCAACCACGAGGTGGGGCACGTGCTCGGGCACGGCCACGAGGACTGCCCGGCGCCGGGCGCGGTCGCGCCCGTGATGGTCCAGCAGTCCATCTCGGCGCAGGGCTGCGTGCCCAACGGGTGGCCCGTCCCGTAG
- a CDS encoding TetR/AcrR family transcriptional regulator has product MTGASEGRARVTAGAPRGARTRMPRDERRAQLLTIAEELFASHGYHHISMDDIADRAGVGKPVLYRHFPSKLDLYLAIVDDQGERLVRAVHRTLDPFREPAPGVPAGDLDALAVDGLAVIEGIVRAYVAYARSAGRSAALLFESDVMRDPVVRARVLAPDARIAGAFADVLVRIADLDADEALVVSRTCTAVGRAAATEAVRPDGSATADDVTRLVPRLVWRGVHGMLRRPRTGSVEGGAPAGSSAGI; this is encoded by the coding sequence ATGACGGGAGCCAGCGAGGGACGCGCACGCGTCACGGCGGGGGCGCCCAGGGGCGCACGCACCCGGATGCCCCGGGACGAGCGTCGCGCCCAGCTCCTGACGATCGCCGAGGAGCTCTTCGCCTCGCACGGCTACCACCACATCTCGATGGACGACATCGCGGACCGCGCCGGGGTCGGCAAGCCCGTGCTGTACCGGCACTTCCCCTCGAAGCTCGACCTCTACCTCGCGATCGTCGACGACCAGGGCGAACGCCTGGTCCGCGCCGTCCACCGCACGCTCGACCCGTTCCGCGAGCCGGCGCCGGGCGTCCCCGCGGGAGACCTCGACGCGCTCGCGGTCGACGGTCTCGCCGTGATCGAGGGCATCGTCCGGGCGTACGTCGCCTACGCGCGCTCGGCCGGGCGGTCCGCGGCGCTGCTGTTCGAGTCCGACGTCATGCGCGACCCGGTCGTCCGGGCGCGCGTCCTCGCACCCGACGCCCGGATCGCGGGCGCGTTCGCCGACGTCCTCGTCCGGATCGCGGACCTCGACGCCGACGAGGCGCTCGTCGTCTCGCGGACGTGCACGGCCGTCGGCCGCGCCGCCGCGACCGAGGCGGTGCGCCCCGACGGGAGCGCGACGGCGGACGACGTCACGCGCCTCGTCCCGCGCCTCGTGTGGCGCGGGGTGCACGGCATGCTGCGCCGGCCGCGGACCGGGTCCGTCGAGGGCGGTGCGCCCGCCGGGTCGTCGGCGGGAATCTGA
- a CDS encoding DUF3107 domain-containing protein, translating to MEVTIGVQNLARELVVDTDLSAEAVATAVADALGGAPALELTDSRGRRVIIPTASLGYVEIGTEEQRKVGFGSL from the coding sequence GTGGAAGTCACGATCGGTGTGCAGAACCTGGCCCGTGAGCTCGTCGTCGACACGGACCTGTCCGCCGAGGCCGTGGCGACCGCGGTCGCCGACGCGCTGGGCGGCGCCCCGGCGCTCGAGCTCACGGACTCGCGCGGTCGTCGCGTGATCATCCCGACGGCGTCGCTCGGCTACGTCGAGATCGGCACCGAGGAGCAGCGCAAGGTCGGCTTCGGCTCCCTCTGA